In Cataglyphis hispanica isolate Lineage 1 chromosome 8, ULB_Chis1_1.0, whole genome shotgun sequence, the DNA window AGGTTTCAGAAATGCAAATCTTTgacactaatttttttaaataaatttttgtaaaataaaaataggtaaatttaaaacgtaaaatatttatcaaaacaatCAGAATGATCAGAGTGAGAAACATGTAGTTGTTAATATTCAACAGAgatgtaatatgaaaattattagcataattttaaatgtattaatatttgtgatatGCTATTTTGATTGtgaaaactatataattatttgaactttgttaaattttcaaaataaattttctatattaattatttagtgtttcatacaattttacaGAACTAATCAATCTACTAAGTGGTacttcataattataattattaactttttggagcgactaataatttaatatttcattataattaaatttaaatttcatcataattaaaagataaaggatagcaagatagaaaaaagataacgTAACATCATAACACATAATAATCATAACGCATAATGAAAAATACTATTACtggtcaaaaatatttttattatttatttagtattttatttttgtatttttgatttattttttttataataagatatggGAATTTGAAATTTACAGTTGGCGACACTGAAGTGGCGCTGAAATTTGTATGTGAACAATTGGACACTCTGGATTCTCTGGAACCTGGAACACTAACCACTAACCTCTGACTGTGATCAAGATGGCATCTGCGGAACAAGTCGGCCTCAACAAAACATGGGAATTGTCACTGTACGAGTTACACCGTACACCACAGGATGCGATTACCGACAATACAGAAATTGCGGTCAGTCCGCGGAGTCTGCACAGCGAACTTATGTGTCCCATTTGTTtggatatgttaaaaaaaactatgacTACCAAGGAGTGCCTGCATCGCTTCTGCTCTGACTGTATTATTACAGCTTTGCGAAGTGGTAATAAGGTACATACTCGACATaagcttatatttaaaattctgtgAGCAAggctatatattttctacaagaaagattttttatagcagttttatatatctttgcctgcaaatcttatataatatatacaatgtgtatgtcAGTTTATTTCCTGTCTAACAATAAATCTGAGAATATATGGTtctgctaaaaatatattattagtttcaTGGAAcatcaacaaaattatatttattttattacacagaaattttattaattataactttatatatgtgtattatatagtGCAACTAATGTACtgcttctataaaaatttttatgattttatatttacaggaATGTCCaacatgtagaaaaaaattagtttccaAAAGATCTCTTAGAGCAGATCCAAACTTTGATATgctaatttcaaaaatctatCCAAGCAGAGACGAATACGAGGCTCATCAGGAACGAGTTTTGGCGAAACTAAATAAATCGCATTCACAAGCTGCGCTTGTTAATTCTATTACAGAAGGTATTAAGCTACAAAGTCAGAATCGTCCTCAACGTTCAAGAAAGAATGCCAACGAATCTGAAAATGCTAGTAACGCAACATCGTACAACAATACTCCAAATGTTAGCGCACCTACAACACCAAATCCATCCACAAATGTAGCAAATCAAAGTGATTCTTCTCAGAGTGCAACAGGACCTTTGAATAGTGGAGGTATGATTAATAATCTTCAAAATAGCAACATTTCTCAACCTGCAATTAGTCCCACTTTCTGatgagattataatttataatctagttaattatttttgctatatCTGTGTTCTTTTTTCATGTGTTTATTCAGGGACAACATCTAGAAACTCTACCACACCATCACCAAATCCTGCAAATCAAATCCCAAAAATACCAAAACGGCAGAAAAGCTttcaaaattctgaaaatgaCTCTTCTAGTGCTGAGGCAGAGACTGGCGGCGGTGACTCTATGGTTGACACAGAAGGCGAAGGTCCTAGTGAACCTTTAATGCTTAATGAAATTGAACTTGTTTTTAAGC includes these proteins:
- the LOC126851644 gene encoding E3 ubiquitin-protein ligase RING1 translates to MASAEQVGLNKTWELSLYELHRTPQDAITDNTEIAVSPRSLHSELMCPICLDMLKKTMTTKECLHRFCSDCIITALRSGNKECPTCRKKLVSKRSLRADPNFDMLISKIYPSRDEYEAHQERVLAKLNKSHSQAALVNSITEGIKLQSQNRPQRSRKNANESENASNATSYNNTPNVSAPTTPNPSTNVANQSDSSQSATGPLNSGGTTSRNSTTPSPNPANQIPKIPKRQKSFQNSENDSSSAEAETGGGDSMVDTEGEGPSEPLMLNEIELVFKPHPTEMAGDNSLIKALKENSIRYIKTTANATVDHLSKYLAMRLTLDLDTELSESDRLLNFCIYIAPSPGQLVVLSGSQTLRQVNDKFWRVNRPLEMYYSWKKT